The Collimonas sp. PA-H2 genome contains a region encoding:
- a CDS encoding M61 family metallopeptidase, with protein sequence MKKNTSKSAAKTGSGVLSYSIVAADPAAHLFAVTLTIADPAVVGQIVALPAWIPGSYMIREFARNIVQIRAESNGRKIALRKIDKHSWQAAPCDGPLTLHYQVYAWDLSVRTAHLDQTHAFFNGTSVFLRAVGQENVPHIVEIQRPQGEAYEAWRIATALPTLKAKRGAFGSYVAANYDELIDHPVEMGTFQLLSFKAHGVPHEMAITGNVPNLDLARLSADLKKICETQIAFFEPAGSKFARRAPMERYVFMTLAVGDGYGGLEHRASTALICARADLPVKGQAEMSDGYRTFLGLCSHEYFHTWNVKRIKPAAFAPYDLQVENYTPLLWLFEGFTSYYDDLMLLRSGLIDQVAYFKLVEKTVNGVLLGSGRHKQSVAESSFDAWVKYYRQDENAPNAIVSYYTKGSLVALALDLTIRTETKGRKSLDDVMRALWQKYGRDFYADNGLGGRGVSEAAVEALFDEVTGLKLKRFFDRYVRATDDLPLAKLLAPTGIVVADQRKPGKPSLGARIAYSGGDCRLANVYESGAGHRAGLSAGDVLVAIDGIRVPVKLDTLLARYRVGDTITVHAFRRDELLVFSVRLLADSAPQVSLDAEAKPALGTAMRTAWLAGRNSR encoded by the coding sequence ATGAAAAAGAATACAAGCAAATCAGCCGCTAAAACTGGCAGCGGCGTATTGTCATACAGCATCGTCGCCGCTGATCCGGCCGCCCATCTGTTTGCCGTGACGCTGACGATCGCCGATCCGGCCGTGGTCGGCCAGATCGTCGCCTTGCCGGCATGGATCCCGGGCAGCTACATGATCCGCGAGTTTGCCCGCAACATCGTGCAGATCCGCGCCGAATCGAATGGCCGCAAGATCGCTCTCCGTAAAATCGACAAGCATTCCTGGCAAGCCGCGCCTTGCGATGGCCCGCTGACCCTGCACTACCAGGTGTACGCCTGGGACCTGTCGGTGCGTACCGCCCATCTGGACCAGACCCATGCTTTCTTCAATGGCACCAGCGTTTTCCTGCGCGCGGTCGGCCAGGAAAATGTCCCGCACATCGTGGAGATCCAGCGGCCGCAAGGCGAGGCCTATGAAGCATGGCGGATCGCCACCGCATTGCCGACGCTGAAAGCCAAGCGCGGCGCGTTCGGCAGCTATGTCGCCGCCAACTACGATGAGCTGATCGATCACCCGGTCGAAATGGGTACTTTCCAGCTGCTCAGTTTCAAGGCGCATGGCGTGCCGCATGAAATGGCGATCACCGGCAATGTGCCGAATCTCGATCTGGCGCGCCTGAGCGCGGACCTGAAAAAAATCTGCGAAACCCAGATTGCTTTCTTCGAGCCGGCCGGCAGCAAGTTCGCCAGGCGCGCGCCGATGGAGCGCTATGTATTCATGACCCTGGCGGTAGGCGACGGCTATGGCGGCCTGGAGCATCGCGCATCGACCGCCCTGATCTGCGCACGCGCTGACTTGCCGGTCAAGGGCCAGGCGGAAATGAGCGACGGCTACCGTACTTTCCTCGGTCTTTGCAGCCACGAATATTTCCATACCTGGAACGTCAAGCGCATCAAGCCGGCAGCTTTCGCGCCTTACGATCTGCAAGTGGAAAACTACACGCCGCTGCTGTGGCTGTTCGAAGGCTTCACCAGTTATTACGACGATCTCATGCTGTTGCGTAGCGGCCTGATCGACCAGGTTGCGTATTTCAAGCTGGTTGAAAAGACCGTCAACGGCGTGCTGCTGGGCAGCGGCCGCCACAAGCAAAGCGTGGCGGAATCCAGCTTTGACGCCTGGGTTAAATATTACCGTCAGGATGAAAACGCGCCGAATGCGATTGTCAGCTATTACACCAAGGGTTCGCTGGTGGCGCTGGCGCTGGACCTGACCATTCGCACGGAAACCAAGGGCAGGAAATCGCTGGACGATGTGATGCGCGCCCTGTGGCAAAAATACGGCCGCGATTTTTATGCCGACAACGGCTTGGGCGGCCGTGGCGTCAGCGAGGCCGCCGTCGAAGCCTTGTTCGACGAAGTCACTGGCCTCAAGCTGAAGCGTTTCTTCGACCGTTACGTGCGCGCCACCGATGATTTGCCGTTGGCGAAACTGTTGGCGCCGACCGGCATAGTGGTGGCGGACCAGCGCAAGCCGGGCAAGCCTTCGCTGGGCGCGCGCATCGCCTACAGCGGCGGCGACTGCAGGCTGGCCAATGTGTATGAGAGTGGCGCCGGCCATCGCGCCGGCCTGTCGGCCGGCGATGTGTTGGTGGCGATCGATGGTATCCGCGTGCCAGTCAAGCTGGATACCTTGCTGGCGCGCTATCGGGTTGGCGACACCATTACGGTCCACGCTTTCCGGCGCGACGAGCTGCTGGTTTTCAGTGTCCGCCTGCTGGCCGACAGTGCGCCGCAAGTCAGTCTCGATGCGGAAGCCAAGCCGGCGCTGGGTACAGCGATGCGCACTGCGTGGCTGGCCGGGCGCAACAGCCGTTGA
- the grxD gene encoding Grx4 family monothiol glutaredoxin, with amino-acid sequence MSDVQAWIKETVTSNPVVLFMKGTAQFPQCGFSGRAIQLLKTSGAENIVTINVLEDPVVRQGIKDYSNWPTIPQLYVNGEFVGGSDIMNEMFESGELQTLLKA; translated from the coding sequence ATGAGCGATGTACAAGCGTGGATCAAGGAAACCGTGACCAGTAACCCAGTGGTGCTGTTCATGAAAGGAACCGCGCAGTTCCCACAATGCGGATTTTCCGGCCGCGCCATCCAGTTGTTGAAAACCAGCGGCGCCGAAAACATCGTCACCATCAATGTGCTGGAAGACCCGGTTGTGCGCCAAGGCATCAAGGATTACTCCAACTGGCCTACCATTCCGCAACTTTACGTCAACGGCGAATTCGTCGGAGGCTCAGACATCATGAATGAAATGTTTGAATCCGGCGAACTGCAAACCCTGTTGAAGGCCTGA
- a CDS encoding UbiX family flavin prenyltransferase, with translation MVSASPPPRRLIVAITGATGVIYGVRLLQLLRELPGVESHLMISEAGVLNLHQELEMRRKQVEALADVVHNVRDVGASIASGSFQSDGMIVAPCSMKTLASVAHGLSDNLIARAADVVLKERRRLVLMVRETPFNLAHLRNMTSVTEMGGIIFPPLPGFYHRPQSIAEMVDHTLGRVLDLFAIEHTLTPRWNGLKAE, from the coding sequence GTGGTCTCAGCTAGTCCGCCGCCACGCCGCCTGATTGTCGCCATCACCGGCGCCACCGGCGTTATTTATGGCGTGCGGCTGTTGCAGCTGCTGCGCGAACTGCCCGGCGTCGAGAGCCATCTGATGATTTCCGAGGCCGGCGTGCTGAACCTGCACCAAGAGCTGGAAATGCGCCGCAAGCAGGTCGAAGCGCTGGCCGACGTGGTCCACAATGTGCGCGATGTCGGCGCTTCCATCGCCAGCGGTTCATTCCAGTCCGACGGCATGATCGTGGCGCCCTGCTCCATGAAAACCCTGGCTTCGGTCGCGCACGGCCTGTCGGACAATCTGATTGCCCGCGCCGCCGACGTAGTGTTAAAGGAACGCCGGCGCCTGGTGCTGATGGTGCGCGAAACGCCTTTCAACCTGGCGCATCTGCGTAACATGACCAGCGTCACCGAAATGGGCGGCATCATTTTCCCGCCGTTGCCGGGTTTCTATCACCGGCCGCAAAGCATCGCGGAAATGGTAGACCATACGCTGGGGCGGGTGCTTGACTTGTTCGCTATCGAACATACGTTGACGCCGCGCTGGAACGGCTTGAAGGCGGAATAA
- a CDS encoding FAD-dependent monooxygenase, whose protein sequence is MTKHQCDICIVGNGAVGKAAALGLAQMGLRVTLLGMAPGTAAAAAPDAWDTRVYALNHVARTLLSTVKVWDALDPARVAAVEGMAIKGGTDSGTGNLSFDAYSAHVDALAWIVEDRNLNQALDAALKFASNLNIITSRVQSMQVGAAAAMVQLDSGETIAAALIVGADGAQSWVRSQCGIGIDYRSYKQRGVVANFSCERPHHGIAYQWFTETEGIVALLPLPGQRVSLVWSAPEALALSLLDEPLSQVAARLSLLAADQLGQLQPLQPELTQGFPLSLLKTHALVAPRVALIGDAGHVVHPLAGHGMNLGFGDVAALIQVLAERGVHRDCGDERLLARYARSRKEEILLMQMTTDGLERLFGFDFSPLRLLRNAGLNLLDKIPVLKRQLMTHALGRTSE, encoded by the coding sequence ATGACAAAACATCAGTGCGATATATGTATCGTTGGCAATGGCGCTGTCGGCAAAGCGGCAGCGCTTGGCCTGGCGCAGATGGGTTTGCGCGTCACCTTGCTGGGGATGGCGCCGGGAACTGCCGCAGCTGCCGCGCCGGATGCCTGGGACACGCGTGTGTACGCGCTGAACCACGTCGCGCGTACCTTGTTGTCTACCGTTAAAGTCTGGGACGCATTGGACCCGGCCCGGGTTGCCGCGGTCGAAGGGATGGCGATCAAGGGCGGGACCGACAGCGGCACGGGAAACCTTTCCTTCGATGCTTATAGTGCGCACGTCGACGCGCTGGCATGGATTGTTGAGGACAGGAATCTTAATCAGGCCTTGGATGCAGCCCTGAAATTTGCCTCGAACCTGAACATAATTACCAGCCGTGTGCAAAGCATGCAGGTCGGTGCTGCCGCTGCGATGGTGCAGCTGGATTCGGGGGAGACCATCGCAGCGGCCCTGATCGTCGGCGCCGACGGTGCGCAGTCCTGGGTGCGCAGCCAGTGCGGCATCGGCATCGATTACCGCTCTTATAAGCAGCGCGGCGTGGTCGCCAATTTTTCCTGCGAGCGGCCGCACCACGGCATTGCCTATCAGTGGTTCACCGAAACTGAAGGTATCGTCGCTTTGCTGCCGCTGCCCGGCCAGCGCGTGTCGCTGGTCTGGTCGGCGCCGGAAGCGCTGGCGCTTTCATTGCTGGATGAACCGTTGTCGCAGGTGGCGGCGCGCCTGTCATTGCTGGCGGCGGATCAGCTGGGACAGCTGCAACCCTTGCAGCCGGAGCTGACGCAAGGTTTTCCTTTATCCTTGCTCAAGACGCATGCCCTGGTGGCGCCGCGGGTGGCGCTGATCGGCGATGCCGGCCACGTGGTGCATCCGCTGGCCGGACATGGCATGAACTTGGGATTCGGCGATGTCGCCGCGTTGATCCAGGTGCTGGCCGAGCGTGGCGTACATCGCGATTGCGGCGATGAACGACTGCTGGCGCGTTACGCCCGTTCGCGCAAGGAAGAGATATTATTGATGCAAATGACCACCGATGGCCTGGAGCGGCTGTTCGGATTCGATTTCAGCCCATTGCGGCTGTTGCGCAACGCAGGTTTGAACTTGCTGGACAAGATACCAGTCTTAAAAAGACAACTGATGACCCACGCTTTGGGTCGGACAAGCGAATAA
- a CDS encoding DUF3429 domain-containing protein, with product MNPHFLNKRIIHLLGYAGLIPFVLLTLASWLVNADWLRDFIRGQLAYGIAALSFLGGIHWGAVVLRANLSPDHTRKALIWGVAPTIIAWFSTMAGGFGFALLIAGFIAAYQADKRLFPWYGLPSWFIELRFRLTCVAVAALMLTVIAGNVRG from the coding sequence ATGAACCCACATTTCCTGAACAAACGCATTATTCATTTACTCGGTTATGCCGGGCTGATTCCGTTCGTGCTGCTGACGCTGGCGAGCTGGCTGGTCAACGCCGACTGGCTGCGCGATTTCATCCGCGGTCAGCTGGCCTACGGCATCGCCGCGCTGTCGTTCCTGGGCGGAATCCACTGGGGAGCGGTGGTGCTGCGCGCCAACCTGTCGCCGGATCACACTCGCAAAGCCTTGATCTGGGGCGTGGCGCCGACCATCATTGCCTGGTTTTCGACCATGGCTGGCGGTTTCGGCTTCGCCTTGCTGATCGCCGGTTTCATTGCGGCTTACCAGGCCGACAAGCGCCTGTTCCCATGGTACGGCTTGCCGTCCTGGTTTATTGAACTGCGTTTCAGGCTGACCTGCGTCGCGGTAGCCGCGCTGATGCTGACCGTGATCGCCGGTAACGTTCGAGGATAA
- the minD gene encoding septum site-determining protein MinD, whose protein sequence is MAKIIVVTSGKGGVGKTTSSASFASGLAMRGHKTAVLDFDVGLRNLDLIMGCERRVVYDLINVVNKEATLTQALIKDKHCENLFILPASQTRDKDALTEEGVETVLNDLIKMDFEYIICDSPAGIERGAVMALTFADEAIVVTNPEVSSVRDSDRILGIIQAKSRRAQNGGEPVKEHLLITRYSAKRVEAGEMLSYTDVQDILRIPLIGIIPESESVLHASNQGNPAIHIKGSDVALAYEDVVSRFLGDEVALRFTSYEKPGFLHRIFGGK, encoded by the coding sequence GTGGCAAAAATCATCGTTGTTACGTCCGGCAAAGGCGGAGTTGGCAAGACCACCTCCAGCGCTAGTTTTGCATCGGGTCTGGCCATGCGCGGCCACAAAACCGCCGTGCTCGACTTTGACGTCGGCCTGCGCAACCTGGATCTGATCATGGGCTGTGAACGGCGCGTGGTGTACGACCTGATCAATGTCGTCAACAAGGAAGCAACGCTGACCCAGGCTCTGATCAAGGACAAGCATTGCGAAAACCTGTTTATCCTGCCGGCTTCGCAGACCCGCGACAAGGATGCCTTGACCGAAGAAGGCGTTGAGACCGTCCTCAACGACCTGATCAAGATGGACTTCGAATACATCATCTGCGACTCGCCAGCCGGCATCGAGCGCGGCGCCGTGATGGCGCTGACCTTTGCCGATGAAGCGATCGTCGTCACCAATCCGGAAGTATCGTCGGTGCGCGACTCCGACCGCATCCTCGGCATCATCCAGGCCAAGTCGCGCCGCGCGCAAAACGGCGGCGAGCCGGTCAAGGAACACCTGCTGATCACCCGCTATTCGGCGAAACGGGTCGAAGCCGGCGAAATGCTGTCATATACCGATGTCCAGGATATCCTGCGCATCCCGCTGATCGGCATCATCCCTGAGTCGGAATCGGTGCTGCACGCCTCCAACCAGGGTAATCCTGCGATCCACATCAAAGGCAGCGACGTCGCCCTGGCCTATGAGGACGTGGTCTCGCGCTTCCTCGGCGACGAAGTCGCCCTGCGCTTTACCTCCTATGAAAAGCCGGGTTTCCTGCATCGCATCTTTGGAGGAAAATAA
- the minC gene encoding septum site-determining protein MinC: MLKNKSRKPIEIKIATVVAVSAILHDSDPMALEAALQEMTGGTADFFDNEFAVIDVAALGTDRPPIDWPQLISLLKKYRLNAVAVRNAPADMEEGILASGLSIDQMVAARQEPAAAPPPPPVPIAAPLKAAASTMIIDTPIRAGQRIYARDADLVITATVNNGAEIIADGSIHVYAPLRGRALAGASGDTSARIFAASMEAELVSIAGVYRTFENGLPPEQKGQPAQIRLSGDRIDVLSLNSASRS, from the coding sequence ATGCTCAAAAACAAATCCCGCAAGCCGATTGAAATAAAAATTGCAACAGTGGTCGCCGTCTCGGCGATCTTGCATGATTCCGATCCGATGGCCCTGGAAGCAGCTTTGCAGGAAATGACGGGAGGCACTGCGGATTTCTTTGACAACGAGTTTGCCGTCATCGATGTCGCCGCACTGGGAACGGACAGGCCGCCGATAGATTGGCCCCAATTGATCTCGCTGCTGAAAAAATACCGTTTGAACGCGGTTGCAGTACGCAATGCGCCGGCCGACATGGAAGAAGGCATCCTCGCCAGCGGACTGAGCATCGATCAGATGGTGGCTGCGCGCCAGGAACCCGCCGCAGCGCCGCCGCCCCCGCCAGTTCCAATCGCGGCCCCGCTCAAAGCCGCAGCCAGCACCATGATCATCGATACGCCGATACGTGCCGGACAACGCATTTATGCGCGCGATGCCGATCTGGTCATTACCGCCACAGTTAACAATGGCGCCGAAATCATCGCCGACGGCAGCATCCACGTCTACGCGCCCTTGCGCGGGCGAGCGCTGGCCGGCGCCAGCGGCGACACTTCGGCACGCATCTTTGCCGCCAGCATGGAAGCCGAACTGGTCTCCATCGCCGGCGTCTACCGCACTTTTGAGAACGGCCTGCCGCCGGAACAAAAGGGCCAGCCCGCACAAATTCGACTGAGCGGCGACCGGATTGACGTACTATCGCTCAATTCCGCGTCCCGCAGTTAA
- the rplU gene encoding 50S ribosomal protein L21, whose translation MYAVIKTGGKQYKVVAGEKLKIEQIPADIGTELTIDQVLAVGAGDSLKFGAPLVEGATVSVKVLAQGRHDKVKIFKMRRRKHYQKHQGHRQNYTEIQIVSING comes from the coding sequence ATGTACGCGGTCATAAAAACCGGTGGCAAACAATATAAAGTTGTTGCCGGCGAAAAACTCAAAATAGAACAGATACCTGCAGACATTGGCACCGAACTCACTATTGATCAAGTGCTTGCAGTTGGCGCTGGCGATTCCCTGAAATTCGGGGCGCCATTGGTCGAAGGTGCTACGGTGTCGGTTAAGGTATTGGCGCAAGGTCGCCACGATAAAGTCAAGATCTTCAAAATGCGTCGTCGTAAGCATTATCAGAAGCATCAAGGCCATCGTCAAAATTACACCGAAATTCAAATCGTTTCGATCAACGGCTAA
- a CDS encoding DsbC family protein has product MKKTSVMLAVLMGLWASVVSAETLQEAAVKKLIELRLGEGAKVDEVTKTPYAGLFEVRVGSDIFYTDAAAKYVFVGRIMDAQSSRDFTRERVDELNKVTFADLPLDLAMKRVKGNGKRVIAVFEDPNCGYCKRFHKTTLQEIDNVTVYTFLFNILAEDSSVKARNVWCSADRNKAWTDLMVDGKAATAAPTSCQAPNDKVLALGQKLNVTGTPTIIFADGSRVPGWIDAKTMEAKFSSLK; this is encoded by the coding sequence ATGAAAAAAACAAGCGTGATGCTGGCAGTGTTGATGGGCCTGTGGGCAAGCGTGGTCTCTGCCGAAACCTTGCAGGAAGCGGCGGTCAAGAAACTGATCGAGCTGCGCCTGGGCGAGGGGGCCAAGGTCGACGAAGTAACCAAGACGCCGTACGCCGGCTTGTTTGAAGTGCGCGTCGGCAGCGATATTTTCTATACCGATGCCGCCGCCAAGTATGTGTTCGTCGGCCGTATCATGGATGCCCAGTCGTCGCGCGACTTCACGCGTGAAAGAGTTGATGAGTTGAACAAGGTCACGTTCGCCGACCTGCCGCTGGACCTGGCCATGAAGAGGGTCAAGGGCAACGGCAAGCGCGTGATCGCGGTGTTCGAAGATCCTAACTGCGGCTATTGCAAGCGCTTCCACAAGACCACTTTGCAGGAAATCGACAACGTCACTGTTTACACCTTCCTTTTCAACATCCTGGCGGAAGACTCGTCGGTCAAGGCGCGCAACGTCTGGTGCAGCGCCGACCGCAACAAGGCATGGACCGACCTGATGGTGGACGGCAAGGCCGCCACCGCCGCGCCGACATCCTGCCAGGCGCCTAACGACAAAGTCCTGGCGCTCGGTCAAAAGCTGAATGTGACCGGTACGCCGACGATTATCTTTGCCGACGGTTCGCGTGTGCCAGGCTGGATCGACGCCAAGACCATGGAAGCAAAATTCTCCTCTTTGAAGTAA
- a CDS encoding NTP transferase domain-containing protein, whose amino-acid sequence MSHSRYSGQIVGLLLAAGRGRRFDPTGIQSKLLQKLPTADGRTVLASAAAKLAATLPLCIVLRPDVPEQIAQITEYPWVQCANADDGMAASLAYGVQQSADAAGWIIALADMPYVETSTIQALAAALRGGADIVAPVFQGRRGNPVGFSRAHLSRLLALRGDQGARSLLQSFPVVEVALDDPGIHQDIDTVADIRQSSS is encoded by the coding sequence ATGAGCCATTCTCGCTATAGCGGCCAGATCGTCGGCTTATTGCTGGCTGCCGGCCGTGGCCGGCGCTTCGACCCGACTGGCATCCAGAGCAAGCTGCTGCAAAAGCTGCCGACGGCTGACGGCCGGACGGTGCTCGCCAGCGCTGCCGCCAAGCTTGCCGCGACGCTTCCTCTTTGCATCGTGTTGCGTCCGGATGTGCCGGAGCAGATCGCGCAAATTACTGAATATCCCTGGGTGCAATGTGCAAACGCCGACGACGGCATGGCGGCTTCGCTGGCGTATGGCGTGCAGCAGAGCGCGGATGCGGCCGGCTGGATCATCGCGCTGGCGGACATGCCTTATGTTGAAACCTCAACCATCCAGGCGCTGGCGGCGGCGCTGCGCGGGGGCGCCGATATCGTGGCGCCGGTTTTCCAGGGGCGGCGTGGCAATCCGGTCGGCTTCAGCCGCGCGCACCTGTCGCGCCTGCTGGCCTTGCGCGGCGACCAGGGCGCCCGCAGTCTGCTGCAATCGTTTCCCGTCGTCGAGGTGGCGCTGGACGATCCCGGCATACACCAGGACATCGACACCGTCGCCGATATACGACAATCCTCCTCGTGA
- the minE gene encoding cell division topological specificity factor MinE: protein MALLSFLFNSKPKTASAAKERLQIIIARERNGRSGHDFLPALHKELIEVISKYTKVNADDIKISLDRQGNLEVLDVNVVLPDA from the coding sequence ATGGCATTGCTCTCGTTCTTGTTTAACAGCAAGCCCAAAACCGCATCGGCCGCCAAGGAGCGCCTGCAGATCATCATTGCCCGCGAGCGCAATGGCCGCTCGGGCCACGATTTCCTGCCGGCGCTGCACAAGGAACTGATCGAGGTGATTTCCAAGTACACCAAGGTCAATGCGGACGACATCAAGATTTCCCTGGATCGCCAGGGCAATCTTGAAGTGCTGGACGTGAATGTGGTGTTGCCGGACGCCTGA